In Sodalis ligni, a single genomic region encodes these proteins:
- the atzF gene encoding allophanate hydrolase: MQPMTLGTLHEWQRHYQNDPDSVRATLTALLDGLPKHDTAWIYLPGAEGLAPQLAELARRLEDLGGDPLSLPLYGIPFAVKDNIDVAGWPTSAACPDFVYQAERDAEVVARLRACGAIVIGKTNLDQFATGLVGTRSPYGAVPNSFNPAYVSGGSSSGSASVVARALVPFALGTDTAGSGRVPAGFNNIVGLKPTKGWLSTSGVVPACRLQDCVSIFALTVDDAQRIAHLAGGYDKNDAYSRGNPHTAPAAMPAAPRFAVPQRLEFFGDRHSEQAFRQALRQLEASGATLESIDFAPFAQLAEQLYSAAWVAERTVGIGDRLQTNPDSLDPVVRAIVANGFNFSACDAWRAEYLRAELAQTINRALAGYHALVVPTSPTIRTLEEMKQEPVRYNSQFGTYTNFVNLADLCALALPSFLRDDGLPAGITLIAPAWHDHALADFGRRWQQALGLTLGATGRPLPPPDAGLSAAPAHQVRVAVVGAHLSGMPLNFQLTDRNGVLVEKTQTARQYRLYALANTQPPKPGLVKTDDGGFIEVELWDIPLARFGEFVAEIPAPLGIGTLTLADGRHVKGFICEPEALRNAKDITAYGGWRNYMAAIPK; the protein is encoded by the coding sequence ATGCAACCTATGACCCTTGGCACACTGCATGAATGGCAACGGCATTACCAAAACGATCCGGACAGCGTAAGGGCGACCTTAACCGCCCTGCTGGACGGACTTCCTAAACACGATACGGCATGGATTTATCTGCCCGGCGCCGAAGGTTTGGCGCCGCAGTTGGCCGAACTGGCGCGGCGCTTGGAGGATCTGGGGGGAGATCCGCTGTCGTTACCGCTCTACGGTATTCCCTTTGCGGTCAAAGACAATATCGATGTGGCCGGCTGGCCCACCAGCGCGGCTTGTCCTGATTTTGTTTATCAAGCGGAACGGGATGCGGAAGTGGTCGCCCGGCTGCGGGCATGCGGCGCCATCGTCATCGGCAAAACCAATCTGGATCAGTTCGCCACCGGACTGGTGGGTACGCGGTCTCCATACGGTGCCGTACCCAACAGTTTCAATCCCGCCTATGTCAGCGGCGGCTCAAGTTCCGGATCGGCTTCAGTGGTGGCGCGCGCGCTGGTTCCTTTCGCGCTGGGGACGGATACCGCCGGCTCCGGTCGCGTTCCGGCCGGATTCAATAATATCGTCGGGCTCAAGCCCACCAAAGGGTGGCTGTCTACCTCCGGCGTGGTGCCCGCCTGCCGCCTGCAGGACTGCGTCTCTATTTTTGCGTTGACCGTCGACGATGCCCAGCGGATAGCCCATCTAGCCGGCGGTTATGATAAGAATGATGCCTATTCACGCGGCAATCCCCACACCGCGCCGGCGGCAATGCCCGCCGCGCCGCGCTTCGCCGTACCGCAACGTCTGGAGTTTTTTGGCGATAGGCACAGCGAACAAGCTTTCCGGCAGGCTTTACGGCAATTGGAAGCCAGCGGCGCCACGCTTGAAAGCATCGATTTCGCCCCTTTCGCTCAATTGGCGGAACAACTCTACAGTGCCGCCTGGGTAGCCGAGCGCACCGTGGGAATCGGCGATCGTTTGCAGACCAACCCCGATTCATTGGATCCGGTGGTGCGCGCCATTGTCGCCAACGGTTTTAACTTCAGCGCCTGCGATGCCTGGCGGGCCGAATACCTGCGCGCCGAACTGGCACAAACTATCAACCGGGCGCTGGCGGGGTATCATGCGCTGGTAGTGCCCACCTCCCCCACCATCCGTACCCTGGAAGAAATGAAACAGGAGCCGGTTCGTTATAATTCGCAGTTCGGTACTTACACCAACTTTGTTAATCTGGCCGATCTCTGCGCGCTGGCGCTCCCCTCTTTCTTACGGGATGACGGTTTGCCGGCCGGCATTACCCTGATAGCCCCTGCCTGGCATGACCACGCGCTGGCGGATTTCGGCCGGCGTTGGCAACAGGCCCTCGGTCTTACGCTGGGGGCGACCGGCCGCCCATTGCCGCCGCCGGACGCAGGGTTATCCGCTGCGCCGGCCCATCAGGTGCGGGTCGCGGTGGTGGGCGCTCATCTCAGCGGTATGCCGCTCAATTTCCAGCTTACCGACCGGAATGGAGTACTGGTGGAAAAAACGCAAACCGCGCGGCAATATCGTCTCTATGCCTTGGCGAACACGCAGCCGCCTAAGCCCGGGCTGGTAAAGACCGATGATGGCGGGTTCATTGAGGTGGAGCTGTGGGATATCCCTCTGGCGCGCTTTGGGGAGTTCGTCGCCGAAATACCGGCCCCCCTGGGCATAGGCACCCTGACGCTGGCGGACGGTCGCCATGTTAAAGGTTTTATCTGCGAACCGGAGGCGCTGCGCAATGCGAAGGACATTACCGCCTATGGCGGCTGGAGAAACTATATGGCCGCTATCCCGAAGTAA
- a CDS encoding helix-turn-helix domain-containing protein, producing MVNRLVLLSESPLVDAAEVAPILANEEGTTSAPAENPAPEPEKKWMGVPAARIEADDAQAILQALRQSDGNKSRAAQKLGLTLSQLVYRLRKFGLTSG from the coding sequence GTGGTAAACCGCCTGGTCCTGCTGTCCGAGTCGCCCCTGGTTGACGCGGCCGAGGTGGCGCCCATCTTGGCAAACGAAGAGGGCACCACGTCCGCGCCGGCGGAAAATCCGGCGCCGGAACCGGAGAAAAAATGGATGGGGGTGCCGGCGGCGCGCATCGAAGCCGACGATGCGCAGGCAATATTGCAGGCGCTTCGCCAGTCGGACGGTAATAAGTCCCGTGCGGCGCAGAAACTGGGCCTGACGCTGAGCCAGCTGGTCTACCGGCTACGCAAATTCGGCCTTACTTCGGGATAG
- a CDS encoding sigma 54-interacting transcriptional regulator, translated as MKRAFHQQVSSARAALTPDVHVNVDWAQHELFFRREMAEIYSRDTDTDQNLREVFHLLSEILGLNRGRLFIYDDNSGLLSIRCAYGLTEKEKARGILRPDEGVTGKVFVSGQMTIVQDIDSEPTYLWRSVARSAMPSGTTSMFFFPIVLDGKTRGVFCANRFRGISRNLTADIGIMHEVVGHIGQMLRVEELIAERVQTHTVALEHENRALRQALKHDTLKYGIYGDSVKVRTAIRQIEQVAASDVTVLLVGESGTGKELFANALHIASRRAEGKYIKMNCAAVPESLFESELFGHEKGAFTGAMTAKAGQFEQADNGTLFLDEISELPLNLQAKLLRVLQEKTIQRIGGRERAVNVRIIAATNQDLRQRVAEGRFRLDLFYRLYVVPIFLPSLRDRPEDVPILIQHFIEEANVAFQRRVHCSGML; from the coding sequence ATGAAACGCGCTTTCCACCAGCAGGTCTCATCCGCGCGCGCCGCGCTGACGCCCGATGTGCATGTGAATGTCGACTGGGCGCAGCATGAGCTGTTTTTTCGGCGGGAGATGGCGGAGATATACAGCCGGGATACCGATACCGACCAAAATCTGCGGGAAGTTTTCCATCTGCTGTCGGAGATTTTAGGCCTGAACCGCGGCAGGCTATTTATCTATGACGACAATAGCGGATTGTTATCCATCCGCTGCGCCTATGGCCTGACCGAAAAGGAAAAAGCCCGTGGGATACTCCGTCCGGATGAGGGCGTCACCGGCAAGGTCTTTGTCTCGGGCCAGATGACCATCGTTCAGGATATTGACTCCGAGCCCACCTATCTTTGGCGGTCCGTGGCCCGTTCCGCGATGCCCAGCGGCACGACATCAATGTTTTTTTTCCCTATAGTCCTGGATGGTAAAACCCGCGGGGTGTTTTGCGCCAACCGTTTTCGCGGCATATCGCGCAACCTGACCGCGGATATCGGGATCATGCACGAGGTGGTGGGACATATTGGCCAGATGCTGCGGGTGGAAGAACTGATTGCCGAACGGGTGCAAACCCACACCGTGGCGCTGGAGCATGAAAACCGGGCATTACGCCAAGCCTTGAAGCACGATACGCTCAAGTACGGCATCTATGGCGATTCCGTCAAGGTCCGTACCGCCATCCGGCAAATCGAACAGGTGGCGGCTAGCGATGTCACGGTATTGCTGGTGGGGGAATCGGGCACCGGCAAGGAGCTTTTTGCCAACGCGTTGCATATCGCAAGCCGGCGCGCCGAGGGCAAATATATCAAAATGAACTGCGCAGCGGTGCCGGAAAGTCTGTTCGAGTCCGAATTATTCGGTCATGAAAAAGGGGCCTTTACCGGTGCGATGACGGCAAAAGCCGGACAGTTTGAACAGGCTGACAATGGGACTCTTTTTTTAGATGAAATAAGTGAATTACCGCTTAACTTGCAGGCAAAGCTCCTGCGGGTATTGCAGGAGAAAACCATACAGCGCATCGGTGGCAGGGAACGGGCGGTGAACGTGCGGATCATCGCCGCCACCAACCAGGATTTACGCCAGCGGGTGGCGGAAGGCCGATTTCGGCTGGATCTCTTCTATCGGCTGTATGTGGTGCCGATTTTCCTGCCCTCGCTGCGGGATCGGCCGGAAGATGTACCGATTTTGATTCAGCATTTTATCGAGGAAGCCAATGTTGCTTTTCAACGGCGGGTTCACTGCTCGGGGATGCTTTAG
- a CDS encoding ATP-binding cassette domain-containing protein, whose protein sequence is MHATVTDSANSYSSGPNTSVVTLTHLCKNFGSEIIYDDFNFDFKYGTFTSIFGPNGCGKSTLINMMAGLTPYDGDRYSIMAGISVKPPSGMFSKIIARRSSLVEGL, encoded by the coding sequence ATGCACGCGACGGTAACCGACTCGGCTAACTCCTATTCATCGGGGCCAAACACCTCCGTGGTCACCCTAACCCATCTTTGTAAAAATTTCGGTTCTGAGATCATCTACGACGATTTCAACTTCGATTTTAAATACGGCACCTTTACCTCCATATTCGGCCCGAACGGCTGCGGCAAATCCACCTTAATCAACATGATGGCCGGTTTGACGCCTTATGACGGGGACAGATACTCTATAATGGCCGGGATATCAGTAAAGCCACCATCGGGTATGTTTTCCAAAATTATCGCGAGGCGCTCTTCCCTGGTGGAAGGCCTATGA
- a CDS encoding ABC transporter permease: MIRLSLRRHSRFFRPGFIGPIVLVIIWSLAHTAHWVTPRLLPGPLETFNAFLQSIADGSLWGDFIQTVLRTVYSFLIAAIIGIPLGITIGSSKLIYRSVEFIIDFFRSTPATALFPLFLLIFGIGEESKIAIAAFSACLVIVFNVAYGVMNARQTRILAAKVMGASQWRILRDVLLYESLPQTFIGLRLGVSYALVVIIVAEMFIGSSTGMGHRIIDAEQVYNLAEMYSSIIVTGCIGYLINFIFLIVERHFIKWSGK, encoded by the coding sequence ATGATCAGGCTTTCATTACGGCGTCACTCTCGTTTTTTTCGCCCCGGTTTTATCGGTCCAATCGTACTGGTTATTATCTGGAGCCTAGCGCATACGGCCCATTGGGTCACGCCGCGCCTGTTGCCCGGTCCGCTGGAAACCTTTAACGCATTCTTGCAAAGTATCGCCGACGGCAGCCTGTGGGGCGATTTTATCCAAACGGTATTAAGAACGGTCTATTCTTTCTTGATTGCGGCTATTATCGGCATACCCTTGGGTATTACCATCGGCTCCAGCAAGCTGATATATCGCAGCGTGGAATTTATAATTGATTTTTTTCGCTCCACTCCCGCTACCGCGTTATTCCCTTTGTTCCTGCTGATTTTCGGCATCGGCGAAGAGTCAAAGATCGCCATCGCTGCGTTCTCCGCCTGCCTGGTAATCGTATTCAACGTGGCCTACGGCGTCATGAACGCACGGCAAACCCGCATCCTGGCGGCCAAGGTCATGGGTGCATCCCAATGGCGCATTCTGCGCGACGTGCTGCTGTACGAATCGCTGCCGCAAACGTTTATCGGTTTAAGGCTCGGGGTTTCTTATGCCCTGGTGGTCATTATTGTCGCTGAAATGTTTATCGGTTCATCCACCGGGATGGGACACCGGATCATTGACGCGGAACAAGTCTATAACCTGGCCGAGATGTACAGCTCAATTATAGTAACCGGATGCATCGGCTATTTAATCAACTTCATTTTTCTTATCGTCGAACGCCATTTTATTAAATGGTCTGGTAAATAA
- a CDS encoding ABC transporter substrate-binding protein, producing MKRLTLPAAATSMVLLFSALPSWANEKVTVAWLPIMQTTAFYIAMHDKLFEKAGIDINAVKFENPNQIIDSLVSGQADVGAPGSAAGIAVLAESRFPGTFKVFGLQGGSIKYHRINDGLIVAKDSSIKSFADLKGKNMGQLPGIQWRTLARYMVRQSGLDPDKDVHMQDIATGLQVPSVVSGSVDATLSLEPVGSIAVADGEAKRALTNPAETLIADPFYSGVSLLTTKFIKERPETAKKVVAVLDESTRLANERFDQYRPVIADFTPIKPDQLPLVAQPYLRAWKDIDAEDIHSYQALVDVFEKKAC from the coding sequence ATGAAACGACTGACGTTGCCGGCGGCGGCAACCTCGATGGTTCTTTTATTCTCTGCTCTGCCGTCATGGGCAAATGAAAAAGTCACCGTCGCCTGGTTGCCCATTATGCAAACCACCGCTTTTTATATTGCGATGCACGATAAATTATTTGAAAAAGCGGGAATCGATATTAACGCGGTCAAATTCGAGAACCCGAATCAGATTATCGATTCACTGGTCTCGGGACAGGCCGATGTCGGCGCGCCGGGCTCGGCCGCCGGTATAGCGGTACTGGCCGAGTCCCGTTTTCCCGGCACCTTCAAGGTGTTCGGCCTGCAGGGGGGAAGCATCAAATACCATCGCATCAATGACGGCCTGATTGTCGCCAAGGATTCCTCAATAAAAAGTTTCGCCGATCTCAAAGGAAAAAACATGGGCCAGCTGCCGGGCATTCAGTGGCGGACCCTTGCCCGCTATATGGTGCGTCAGTCCGGCCTGGATCCGGATAAAGACGTGCATATGCAGGATATCGCTACCGGCCTGCAGGTGCCGTCGGTGGTTTCCGGCAGCGTTGACGCCACACTGTCCCTGGAGCCGGTCGGCTCCATCGCCGTGGCCGACGGCGAAGCCAAACGGGCATTGACCAATCCCGCCGAGACCCTGATAGCCGATCCGTTTTATTCCGGCGTCTCGTTATTAACCACAAAATTCATCAAGGAACGGCCCGAAACGGCGAAAAAGGTGGTCGCGGTATTGGATGAGTCCACCCGTCTGGCCAATGAACGCTTTGATCAATACCGCCCGGTTATCGCCGACTTCACGCCCATCAAGCCGGATCAGCTGCCTTTGGTGGCGCAGCCTTACCTGCGGGCCTGGAAAGATATCGATGCCGAGGATATCCATTCTTATCAGGCCCTGGTGGATGTATTCGAAAAGAAGGCGTGCTGA